A stretch of Candidatus Nanogingivalaceae bacterium DNA encodes these proteins:
- the tyrS gene encoding tyrosine--tRNA ligase, translated as MKLSEELKWRGFWNQTTFKDPEILDKEKLTIYLGADPSADSLHIGHLSVYMMVRRFLDHGHKVVLLVGGGTGMIGDMRDTEERDLLSAEKVAKNTEALKKQVSKLFAGQDFEVVNNADWLSKIELIPFLRDIGKNFNMAELISRDFFKSRINNGNGLSFAEFTYTLLQGYDFWYLHKNKGVSLQVGGSDQWGNLLSGVNLIRKKEGDEVFAMTAPLLINRSTGRKFGKSEGGALWLDSSKTSPFKLYQFLLNSDDQSVFEYLKILTTLTKEEIESIEQDHLNNPHLRIAQKALAQNVVEIVHGKDNTKNVISATEVLFGGKEFNSLTSEEINVLKNELPSATKDQAITDILVNSETTKSKGEAKRLISGNAISFNGEKIHEDIDINQSGIVKKGKNNFILVL; from the coding sequence ATGAAATTATCAGAAGAACTAAAATGGCGAGGTTTCTGGAATCAAACCACCTTCAAGGATCCGGAAATTTTAGACAAAGAAAAACTAACAATTTATCTTGGCGCCGACCCTTCTGCAGACAGTCTTCATATTGGCCACTTAAGCGTTTATATGATGGTTCGTCGCTTTCTTGATCATGGACATAAGGTAGTTCTCCTTGTTGGTGGTGGAACCGGAATGATTGGCGATATGCGAGACACAGAAGAACGAGATTTGCTATCCGCCGAAAAAGTTGCAAAAAATACTGAAGCATTAAAAAAACAGGTCTCAAAATTATTTGCAGGACAAGATTTTGAAGTTGTAAATAATGCAGATTGGCTTTCGAAAATTGAACTAATACCCTTCCTCCGCGATATAGGAAAAAACTTTAATATGGCTGAACTTATTAGCCGTGATTTCTTCAAAAGTCGAATCAATAATGGTAACGGCCTTAGCTTTGCCGAATTCACTTACACATTATTACAGGGTTACGATTTTTGGTACCTTCACAAGAATAAAGGTGTTTCTCTTCAAGTTGGCGGAAGTGACCAATGGGGAAATCTTCTATCTGGAGTGAACCTGATTAGAAAAAAAGAAGGAGACGAAGTCTTTGCAATGACTGCTCCTCTCTTAATCAATCGTTCAACAGGGCGAAAATTTGGAAAATCAGAAGGAGGAGCACTCTGGTTGGATTCTTCGAAAACTTCTCCTTTTAAGCTATATCAGTTTTTACTAAATTCTGATGACCAAAGTGTTTTCGAATATCTTAAAATCCTCACCACTCTAACAAAGGAAGAGATCGAATCAATTGAACAGGACCATCTCAACAACCCCCATCTACGGATTGCTCAAAAGGCTTTGGCACAAAATGTCGTTGAGATTGTTCATGGTAAAGATAATACAAAAAATGTCATATCCGCAACGGAAGTTCTTTTCGGTGGAAAAGAATTTAATTCGTTAACTTCAGAAGAAATAAACGTCCTTAAAAATGAATTACCTTCAGCTACTAAAGACCAAGCTATTACAGATATATTAGTAAATTCAGAAACAACGAAAAGTAAGGGTGAAGCAAAGAGACTTATTTCGGGAAACGCTATTTCATTTAATGGCGAAAAAATCCATGAAGATATTGATATTAATCAAAGTGGAATAGTCAAAAAAGGTAAAAACAACTTTATATTAGTTCTGTAA
- a CDS encoding YtxH domain-containing protein has protein sequence MSKKFGLGLAIGAMVGAVAGILSAPKSGEETRKDLKTKAKKVADIATEKTAKVASDAGDFVEDTKEKVGEFAETTKQKADETAENVKKEAAKIQKRALNTIDGAKKGFEKKV, from the coding sequence ATGAGTAAAAAATTTGGATTAGGATTGGCTATCGGCGCTATGGTTGGTGCTGTTGCAGGAATTTTATCAGCCCCAAAAAGCGGTGAAGAAACTCGAAAAGATTTAAAAACAAAGGCTAAAAAAGTGGCTGATATTGCGACAGAAAAAACTGCAAAAGTTGCTTCAGATGCTGGTGATTTTGTTGAAGACACTAAAGAAAAAGTTGGTGAATTTGCGGAAACTACCAAGCAGAAGGCTGATGAGACTGCTGAAAATGTTAAAAAAGAAGCTGCTAAAATTCAAAAAAGAGCTTTAAACACGATTGACGGTGCAAAAAAAGGTTTCGAAAAGAAAGTTTAA
- the gatB gene encoding Asp-tRNA(Asn)/Glu-tRNA(Gln) amidotransferase subunit GatB, producing MEDILKKYEMTIGIECHVQLKTKTKLFSGSDNDARDKTPNEATSPIDFGLPGMLPVLNKEAVRLAVRAGKALNAKIANVSRFDRKHYFYPDLPKGYQTSQLYQPIIGAGEIIAPLPSGGEVKVRIEHAHLEEDAGKLTHFNDHSLVDLNRAGTPLIEIVSMPDIHSAEEARAYAEELHKRMVFADVTNGDLYQGNMRFDVNISARKFGEEKLGTRTEIKNLNSFRSVERAAQYEFERQVKLLEKGEKIKQETRGWLDDEQKTFSQRSKEEAQDYRYMPDPDIPPIILSDEEILKMQARFPIMPDYFRDKFSIFGLDSSVIEYALSDYRIAELLLATWGDGPWENGQENALEIIREFLPEYTLEEHKENMKRIFNWFASTPSEELDMDKVYKGYVGPRRLTLLAHLVHDKKVSSNGGHQIFLAMLDDENLEFMPEKIAEKMNLLQVSDEGAIAKIVDEVLADSASQKAIEDIRNGNDKAIGFLVGQIMKKSKGKANPALAQKLIRERI from the coding sequence ATGGAAGATATTTTAAAAAAATATGAAATGACAATCGGTATTGAATGTCATGTTCAATTGAAAACAAAAACTAAGCTTTTTAGTGGAAGTGATAACGATGCTCGAGATAAAACACCAAACGAAGCAACTTCACCAATTGATTTTGGTTTGCCCGGAATGCTACCAGTTTTAAATAAAGAGGCTGTGCGTTTAGCGGTTCGAGCAGGAAAAGCTTTGAATGCTAAAATTGCAAACGTGAGTCGTTTTGATCGAAAGCATTATTTTTATCCAGATCTACCAAAAGGTTATCAAACCTCACAACTTTATCAGCCAATCATTGGTGCTGGTGAGATTATTGCACCACTCCCTAGTGGTGGTGAAGTAAAGGTGAGGATTGAACATGCACATCTTGAAGAAGATGCTGGAAAACTAACTCACTTTAATGATCATTCGCTGGTTGACTTAAATCGAGCTGGAACACCTCTAATCGAGATCGTTTCTATGCCGGACATTCATTCGGCCGAGGAAGCACGAGCATATGCTGAAGAGCTTCATAAGCGAATGGTTTTTGCGGATGTGACAAATGGTGATCTGTATCAAGGAAATATGCGTTTTGATGTGAATATCTCGGCACGAAAATTTGGTGAAGAGAAACTCGGAACGCGAACTGAAATTAAAAACTTAAATAGTTTTCGAAGCGTGGAGCGTGCGGCTCAGTATGAATTTGAACGCCAAGTTAAATTACTAGAAAAGGGCGAAAAAATTAAGCAGGAAACGCGCGGTTGGCTTGATGATGAACAAAAAACATTCTCTCAGCGCAGTAAAGAGGAAGCCCAAGATTATCGCTATATGCCGGATCCAGATATTCCACCGATTATCTTGAGTGATGAAGAAATTTTGAAAATGCAAGCACGATTTCCAATCATGCCAGACTATTTCCGAGATAAATTTAGTATTTTTGGGCTTGATAGCTCTGTGATCGAATATGCTTTGAGTGATTATCGAATCGCTGAACTGTTACTAGCAACTTGGGGTGATGGACCTTGGGAGAATGGACAGGAGAATGCGTTAGAGATTATTAGAGAGTTCTTGCCAGAATACACACTTGAAGAACATAAAGAAAATATGAAGCGAATCTTTAATTGGTTTGCTTCAACGCCAAGCGAAGAACTCGATATGGATAAAGTTTATAAAGGTTATGTTGGCCCTCGCCGGTTAACTCTTTTGGCTCATTTAGTCCATGATAAAAAAGTGAGCTCTAACGGCGGTCATCAAATTTTCTTGGCAATGCTTGATGACGAAAATCTAGAATTTATGCCAGAAAAGATCGCTGAAAAAATGAATTTACTTCAGGTTTCAGATGAGGGTGCTATTGCGAAAATTGTTGATGAGGTTTTGGCGGATTCAGCTTCACAAAAAGCAATCGAAGACATTCGAAATGGCAATGATAAAGCGATCGGCTTTTTGGTCGGTCAGATTATGAAAAAATCAAAAGGTAAGGCAAACCCGGCACTAGCCCAAAAGCTAATTCGTGAAAGAATATAA